CTAGAGTTGGTGCACAGCCGCGTGCTGTCAGCAGTGAAGATGAGCCCCCTCCATGGCCTGTCCTTCTGGCTTCTTAGCGTCATAGTGACCAGGAGTCCTGCTACACTCAACATGGCTGGATCTGGAAAGAGCTGTTCCTCTGGGGGTGGCAGGGCCCAGCCCCTCAGCCAGCAGAGAAGCCTGCTTCTGCCCTGCCTTTCCAAGCTGCTTCTTGGAGCTGAAATGAGAGGAGCAGAGTTCAGACTCTACTGGCGTAATATCAGTGTCCCCTGCACACACTCCCCGGGACTGAGCTGGCCTGGCTGTGGTGTCTGGCACTGCTGTGGCAGAGTCTGCAAGGCTGCTGGGGTGAGATAGGAAAAAGGCAGCATAGGTTTTGTGTGAGAAAGAGGAAGGTCCATTGTCCATATCCCACTTTGCTGTTGTTAAAAGTCCTTTTATGAAATGGTGATGATAGTACATGGTTGCTCTTGGTGGGGGTACTTTCTGTTGACTGGTTGGTTCCTATCAACAAAAGCTTGGTAACCCAAATGTCCCTCCAGATTTTCTCTCAAAACTTTTCTGGTCCAGAAAATCCAGTCGTCTGGGAACCCTGGTCCAGGGCCAGGAGGTTTCCTTAGCCACAGGAGGTATGGTCCCCCAAGGACTGTGAGCACCTGGGTCATGCACCTGGAAGAATGCCCATAGTCTTTAAGTGGTCTGTGCTTGCCCCACCCCCCACGTCTCCACCTGCCACTCCAGCCTGACCCCACATAtagctgggaaactgaggcccagaaggaCATTGCTCTGTCACTGAGAGCCTCTCTGACTCAGGGctttcctcccacccaccctcaagATCTCAGCCAGTTTCTGGGATGTCTGGGAGGAAATATAGCCAAGTTCCAATTCTTCCACCCCCACTTATTCAGCCCCACAGAGGCCCAGGCCCAAGGGATGGCACTGAGATCTCTGGGCTCATCCCGCCATTTCCGATGGAGGAAGGAAGGTTGTAGAGTTGTAGGAGGGAGATTGTAGAGTTCCTAGGAGCAGCTCTGCTGGGTTGAATTAGCAGCTACCTGAGCAACTTCTGTTCTGTTGGGAGTCCTGCCTCCCAGAGGCCTGGTGGCAAAGGCTTTATTGCTTCAGAGGCCTTTGAAGTAGATTCTTAAAAAGGAGATGGAAGGTACAGAGGTGCAGATCACCCAAGGGCATCACAGAGCATGGGCTTGGCCAGCTCCCCTCAGGCTGGTGGCCTGTCATGGGCTCCTGGTcttccctgagcttcagtttacTCGCCTGATGGGGCTGACCATCCCTGCCACGCCTGTTCAAAGGTAGCGTTAGAGATCAAGGCAGTGCAGGTAAGCCACCTGGTTTCCCTTTTTAACGGATACACTCAAGGCTGCCGCCTCCATGCAGGGAAGCCCAGCGGGCCATGTGGACGCCTGGGGAGGTCATCCTCCCCTTTCACCTCCCCTCTCCTGGGGCTCCAATTACGTGCATGATAAACCTTCTGGCATTGCCCCATAgatctctgaggctctgttcatgtAAGAAAAATTCTCTCTGTTCTATAGATTGGGTCATTTCTATTGATCTAACTTCAAGTTCACTGTCTCTGTTCTGCCATCTGTTCTGCTATTAAGcccattcagttatttttttaccagatatttttctaaaatttccatcTGGTGGTTCtttgccccttcctcctcctgcttccctgctcttccctcccctcctcctcctcctcttacaATGCATAGTCCTCTGCTGAGACTTCTATCCTGTCATAAACTGGTAGCATATTTCCTTTAACTCACTGAACACAGGTATAAAAGTCTTCATTAAAATCTTTGTCTACTAATTCTAACATCTGGATAATCTTGTGATTAGTTTCTGTCTGTTGTCTTTTCTCTTGAGACTAGGTCATGTTTTCTCAATGTTCTGTATGGCTGAATGATTTTGGATTGtgtttggctattgtgaatgttACTTTGTACAGATTCTGAGTTCTCTTatgtttctctgaagagtgttaacattttttttagcAAGCAGTTAATTTGGTTGAACTTAAACTAAAAACTGTGTTAAAGCTCAAATCTCAGCTTAGTTGTTTTATGCTCAATTGAACTGCTTGCAGTTTGCCCTATGCAGGATGGTAGGAAGTCTGGGCCAGTAAGGGGCTGGACCTCAGTCTCTCTAGTACCCACCTCAGTGGCCAAGTGTCCTCAGTACTTGTGGTTTCAGGAACACACATACCTTCTCTGTGCCACGTTGGCCCTCGTGGAAGCCTTTCACCTAGACGTTGAGTGCTGGCTGCCACACTGAGTACACCTTCCAGACATTCTGGAGACCCTGCTGATCTGATTCTGAAGCTAGAGGCTTGGGATTATGAGGCGGGCATGTGTGTGGGAGGAAACAGTGGATGGCCATGCCAAGCTCAGGGCTGGCTCTGCCTCTTGGGCCTGgggaaagaaaatgcatttttacaAGTTATTTTGAGTCCTCTGTTACAGGGGAAAATGCTCCCAGCTCCTGAGACAATGCCTGGAATCAGTAGGTTAGGTGCCCTGCCAGGAGAAAAATGAGGGAGCAGCAAGCTGATACCTTACACCGGACCTGGGCCAGCACAGGGGCACAGAAATCGGTAAGGTGAGATCTCTGTCCTCCAGGGGCTCTGGTTTCAAGGGAGAGACCATGTGGGTCTAAATAGAGGTTTAGACAAAACCGTGGGGGATAGAGAAGCTCTATCTGGGCAGTCATGAGGGGATGACATTTGGGGTGTGTTCTGAAGAAACATAAAGGCTTTCTAGACAAAGACAAGAGAAAAGTACCTTCTATCCAgatttgggggagggaggagggtttGGCCTAGTTGGAATCCCAACGGTTCTGGCTTTTTTATTGGGGGGGATGTGAGTTGTTTGGAGTGACTGGGACATAGCATGTGGAAGACTTGTTTTAAATGCATTCCATAATTCTTAGTTCATTCAACAAGAATTTGGGTGCCCACTGTATGCAAGAAGTTAGACTAAGTAAGCATAAAAGAACAGAATAATCATTTTATTGTCTCCAATAGAACAAATGTCTGTCAGGTTTCCTGTTGCTGTGACTGCCTGGTGTGGAAGCACCGAGCTAGGTCTAGGGCAAGAAGCCTCAAAGTCCTGTGTAGGGAGGGTCCCTGCAGTGTTTACACACTTTGATCAAAGTATGGGATTCAATAAAGATTGAGGAACAAACAAGAAAATGCACCAAAGCTTAGCTATAACGTGGCCCAAACTGGGGCAGCCTCTGGCGTGAAGCCAGTCAGCCTGGGACCTGAGGGCAGAATTCTCAGTAATCTTGGAGGGCCTTGGAGGAGCCAGATTCCAGGGGGCCGGCCCACCCGAGCAGGCCGGAGTCTGGGTCCTAAGCTCTCAGGCCGCCGGCTGTCCTGCAGGGAGACTGGCTCAGGTGGCCACTCAGATGGCCACGCTGTTGGGAATCCTGTCTGGGGACAAATAGTAATAAGGCAGCTTCTTGTTCTTGTTGCGCTCGGCGATCACCCTGACGACGGCATCAAGGTTTTTGCGGAATTGGGCCATGGCCTCCTTTACAGGCCTCTCGACGAAATGCTCCTCTGGGTACATGCCCAGGAACAGCTGAGGGCCCAGACATGGACAGACAGGTTAATCTGTGACAAGGTGATGCAAACTGCTTTGTCCTATCCCAGAGCCCATCCTTTGTTAGGTGAGGAAGTGAGCATGTACTCATCCCCCCATCTCCATGCTCTGACACCTGCTGAGCCCCAGACACTCCTGGGCAGGCCTTACGGATGCATGGGGAAAGAGCTGTTCTGCCGCAGGGTGGCTGTAAGGATATGTGGCCGTGCAGGTGAATGTGGAGGCCACTGGTGGTTCCAGCTGTGTGGCTGTGCACTCCTGCCGGCCTGTCCTGTGCAGCGCCCCTACCTTCCTAGCTGGGCTCCAGGTGGCAGGGACCTGGAGGCCAGCACTGGCCTTCTCTTCTCCAGCAGAGGACAGCACAGGACAGCAAAGGAGGCCCTTTTGGGGTGCGCTCATTTGCACACTCACATAGATGTctgttttattgctttttaatttgtttaaaactaGACATGTCTTTTAAACAACTATTAGATTGTTAAAATTGGAGAGTTTCACACCCATGGCTGGAAAGGGTAGGAGAAACATACGCCATTGCTAGGATTTTGGATTTAGTTTGTGGGGGGCAGTTCAGTCTCAACATTCTTTGACCAAGAAATTCCTCTACAAGGAATGTATCCTCTGGCTCTATTGACAACATGTGGAAGACACATACACAAAGATGTTAGTGAGGGACCAACACATTATCAAAGTCCCCAAAGCAACTTAAATGACCATGAAAATGCCCATGGCTCTGGGGCTTGTGCCCTGGCATAGTCCTTCTGTGCATCCCTGATCTGATGCCACAGGGTGTGCCTGAGGTACTGGCTCCCTAGTGTTGCTATCAGGTTGAACAAGGTGTACATGCATGGGAATGAATGGGGGGCTATCCAGGAGATGTGGGATGCTAGAGAGAAACCCCCATGAAAGACCTTTGTCAATAGCTGGGGTGGTGGTGTGCCCAGTGGGGAGTGTCACTAGTCAGCACAGTCCCCTGctctcctgccccacccaccctgagTTCCACCCAGGCTCAGGCCTGAGGACCCTGAGGGCCCTTCTAGCTTTGAAGTCAGGATTCCTGGCCTGCAGGTGTCCAGCCTGAGCCGTGGATCAGAAAGCCCTGAGGTTGAGGACAGGTTAAACCTATGTGATCTGCCTTCCAGACGGCAGGACAGCCTCCGGGTCTCACCTCATTTTCCTGGAACTGGCTCAGCGCCCACACAGCACCCAGATGCCAGCAAGAGCGGCCACGGTCTGGCAGTGTGGCCACGATCTGCTCGATGGTGACCATACCCTTGGCTGTGGGTGGCGGGGCTCGCATGGTTGGGGGAGCATTGGGGATCCAGGAGCACCAGTCGTACTGCAGGGGCAGCCATGGTCACGTGTGGGCACTTCCTCAGCCAGCAGCCCCCCACGTGCCCGACAGGGAGAGCGGGGGCCAGTCGCCTCCCATGCCTTCTCCCACTCCAGCAAGGCCAGGCAGCCTGCCACTGAGACTGCCTGAAGTCTGCCCTGCAAAACTAGGAAGAGGGGtggccccacccccacatcaGGAGTGGTCTGGTGGTTTCCCGCCCAGAGAGCCCACCTGCCCTTGCCCACCTGGCCGAAGTTCACCGCTGCATGCTGGGCTGAGGCTGTGAAGATGACCACGGTCAGGTACTCTGACAGCTTCTCCCTGGTCTTGATGGACTTGGGGAAGCCTGAGGCAGAGCCATTCAGTGGCTGAGGCCTGTTCCCTGGATGGGTGGATGACTCAcaggcaccccccaccccaccctgtccCTGGTTCCCACACCCAAGTGTGGGGGGGCCAGGCATGGGCAAGACACGCTGGGAAGGAAGAGCCCCTTGGCCTTTGTTCCTGCTCTTTGTCACCTGGGCTCTCAGGGGCCACAGAAAGCCTCTGAGATGTCCCTGTGAGGCACACTGGTGGTCAGGGGTCCCGTGGGGACTCTGGCCCCAGCACCAGGGGCTAAGGTGGATGCCAGGGAGCAGCGTTGCCCAAGACAAGCCCTAGGTGCAGGGAAGAGcagaagagaggcccagaggagagctGGGCATCCCCTACCTGAGGCTTTCTTGCCCCGCATGCCGTACACATAAACGTCATTCACAAAGTTCTGCAGCTCCTGATCCTCTGCCACCACCTGGTCACTCTTGTAATAGATGCCCACCACCTCAGCCATGAACCTGGTTTGGGGGAGCCCGTCTAGGAGTGGGTGACCCAGCCAGGATCTGCACAGCTGTGCCCCTGCACCCCAGGGCTGTGCCACGTTGGTGACCCTGTCACTCCTTAATGTCCAGACTCCGGCCAATACCCACTTCCCCCAGCCCGGCATACCCCCATTCCCTCCATCAATGTCCTGACAATGGGGCAGGACCCTGGCCTACGAGTCAGCTGTCCAGGCACCTGGCCCAGCCCTTTGAGGCCATCAGGGACAGAGCAGTCCTGCAGCCCCAGAGTGCACTCACGTCTTGATGGCCTCCCACACCAGGAGCCCGTCGTCCCGGTAGAAGTAGTAGGGGATGTCCTCTGCACTGTCCATGCCCCGGGCCTTGATGGCCTCAGGAAAGCACAGGGAGCTGTAGGTCAGGTCCTGCATGGCCCTCTGCACCATCTGCACGTGCCCACCGCCCCCTGTGGCATTGGCCTGGAGTGGGGGGAGTGCCCTGTGAGCAGCAGCTGGCTCCCCCTCTCCAGCCTCCCAGCCCTGGAGTGCTGTGTGAGAAACTGGAAGGGGCAGGGGGGtggccagggaggtggggcaggaggggtgtTTAACAGAAACAATGCCAAGGGCAGCCGGGGGAGGAGGTGACAGGGAAGCTCCTCAGCCCCACCTAACACAATGCGCTGAAGTGGAGGGGCGTGTGTGGGGCCTGGGTCAGCAGCAGGCAGGAGGGTCAGGCTCCCCTCCCCAGAAGGGCAGCGGGGACCGCTGGCAGAGtgtggggcctgggctggggtggCCCTCGGGCCTGCGCTGGTGCTGAGCACAGGCTGCCCAGAGTCTGAGCACTGCTCTCAGCAATGTGATCTTTGGGCTAAAGAAAGGGGACGGCCACAGCGCCCAGAACCCACACAGCTCTGTTGAGGGCCTGTTGTGTGCTTGGGGAGATGCATAAGGAGAGGTTCTGATCCTCATCCAGCTGCTGAGGGGCAGGCACACATGCTCACAAGTATGTCAagcacacacacgcatacacacacgcatacacgTGGTGGTCTTCAAGGTAGGACCTGGGTGCCAGGGTGCCAACACTGGTTCCTGGGGTCATCTGACCCAAACAAGACCAATCAGAGTACTTTGTTTCTGGATGGGAGCCGACGGTCACCGCATGTGTGGGGACAGGAGCCTGGAGCTCTGTTTCCAAGGTCCCGTCCCCCGCCCCGTGGGTGACCCTGTCTGGGCAAATGAAGCTGACACAGTTTAAAGAGGGAAGAGTGCCAGccagtgtgtctgtgtcctgggtACATTACTTGAGTCCCCAGGGCCATTTTGGTCTGCATCCCGCTCAGCCCAGCTGTGTCCAGGTATATGGGACAATACATTTCCTTTCCAGCTTCAGCCAGTTTGAGTTGGGTTTTGTCATTTGCAACCCAAGCTGTGGCTAAGCCTTAGTGCTCATCCGGCTGGCTCACCAGTGGGAGGTGGGAAAGGAGGCAGGTCAGGGTTGAGGGCTACCGTGAAGGTCCAGGCTTGGTAAGGCTGCAGCAGGTGCTACCTGGGAGggtgtgagggtggggaggggggcccTGAGGGCCTGGAAGTGCAGGGGGTGGGGTGCTGTGCTCGGAGGGACAGGCAGCAGAGCGGGAGCAGAGACACAGCTCTCTGGCCCAGAAGAGGGGAGGAGATGTGCCAGGAAGCAGGATCTACACCCGCAGGCCAGAGGATTGCAGGGGAGGCggagtgggggagagagagagcacgGTTGGTGGTGATCAGCAGGGGACAGTAGTCCTGTGGCtggtggggttgggggatggATGGCCAGAGACCCAGCTGTACTCAGGGCTGCAGCTTCCCACCTTCCCAGGCCCCCGCCGGCATGCTGCCTATGGCGGGTCTCCTGAGAGGAAATCTGTACCTCAGGTGGGGGGAGGTTCTGAAAAGTGGGTTAGGCTTTTCCCTGTGTGGAGGGGTGGGAGGCACCCACCTTGTCAAAGAGGCCATACTCGCATATGAGCTGCTCACGGGCCTTGGTGTTGATGGCGATGGTGAACCGCACGTGTGCTACCAGGAGCTGGTGGGGGAGCAAGGAAGACCTCAGAGAAGGCCAGGTCTGCGGCTTCTCAGGGGCCCCCAGGGCCCTCAGCACGCCCTCCCCAGTCCACTGCTGAGCAGCTGTAGGAGGCTGGGGATATAGCTTTGATACTTAGTGATAATGGTCATGATAGGAATGATAATAGTCAACAGTTGGGTGGAGTttaactgtgtgccaggcactgctttaAGCTTTCTGAATTTAACTACTTTAATCGTGATGGTAATACTGCGAACGAGGCAGGTGTGCTATTTTGATCTGTTTTACAGAGGGGGAAATTGAGGCATATAGAGTTTATTTTTAGCCTGCACTCACCCCAGCTGACAGTGTCAGTAGGATTTGGGGAGACAGAAGGGAGAGACAGTGGAAGCTGCTGTCTGGGATCAGGTAAGAGTCACACGGAGGTTACTTGCCTCTTCAAACTCCACTCCTAGGCCAGCCAGGGCCTCTGTCAGACCCGGTGCTGTGTCCTCAGGAACCAGAGACTTGGAGCTCTGTTCCCTGGGGCATTACTGCCCCTGTGCATCTCTCCAGGCATCCCTCTCTGCTGGCCACTCCCAGCCACAGGCCTGTGGGGGTCagtgccctgcctccctccctcctgtcacCCCATATCCAGGTGCCCTCCCACCCAGGTGAGGCAATAGCTTGATGTACCTTGAAAATGGGGTGCACGGCAGGCAGCTGGCGGTACATGGCAATGCCAAAAACTTCAGACACCAGATGTGTGCGCAGAAGGTGGGTGACGGTCTGGTGGACGTGAAAGTCACTGGAGCGCACCCAGATTTTGGCCAGGAGCCAGTCATATTTTGCATCCGAAGGGAGAAAAATGGGGTTCTCATCTCCTGGGACTTGGTTGAGCTGATATattggagaaagaaaacaaaatatattgcaGTATTTTGCTCTGGACTGTAACTCTAGGAGAGCCTTGTCTCAGGAAATTTCCGGAGGAATCCAAGTTTCTTTAGCAATAACCTTTGAATCctgagaggagggcagagggcccAGGGTCCGTATTTCCGGTCCCAGCTCCTCACTTACTACCTGACTCTGGACAACTTAGTGATCTTTCTGAACCCCAGTTCACCATCTGTGATAAGAGGACAGTTACCATGGGAAGTGAGTAGGATGGCTGAAAATCTCAGCAAGGAGAGAGGCGCCCTGGTCCCGCCTCCGCCTCTGCCCATCTCTCTTTCCCTCCAAATGTCTGCCCACTTTTCTCCCTGCTGTTTTTCCATCTCTCACTTTCCCTTTCCCTGCTCTTCCCTGAGATGCTGCTGTCCCCGGGCTTTGCCTCTGTGCTCCTGACTTCCCTTCTTGCCCTCAGTTAGTAACTCCAGTTCCCAGGGCTCAAGGGCCTTCAAGATGTACCGTCCCAGGTCACTGTCACATGAGCCCAAGCCCATGGCCATGAGTCTCCTGTGGTAGAGAGAGGGCTCGTCTTCCCCTTTCCAGCTTCAACCCCACACTGGGGCCAAGCtgactttttttctaaaatgccGATCACGTTATGTCAATACCTGTTTAAAGACACCCAGTCACCTCTTAATGCCAGAAAATAAAGCCCCTAAACTCCATGGTCTGGCTGTTGATACCTCTGCAGACATATCCCTACATTTGGATGTCCCCATCCACCAATTCCCTGGTCCCCAGCTTTGCTATGACAACAGCCACTTGAATTCATTGTGCCTGGCACAACTTCAAGACATGACAGTGTGATGGCATGTGAGCCTGCAAGGTAGACACTGTCATGACCCCATCATTCAGAGGAGGACGTGGAGCCTTGGAGTGTGGCCATTCAGGATGAGAAGGAATTATCCAGACGGAGTCCTGGAGGGTGAGGAGCAGCATTTGGGCAGCAGAACTGCAGatgagggctgggctggggagggttGCACAGTGCCTTACACTCTGATGAGCCCAGTGTGGCTCCACAGCAGAGTGACAAGGGGGAGACTCACTGAGACTGTGGGAGCAGCTGACCCGTCCTATCCCCCTACTCCTGTCCAGGCTCTTAGTGACACTCTGGGACTCCAGAATGCTCCCTAAATGCcttcatgtttttgtttcttaatttcttttttagggGGGGAGGTTAAGGAAGTAGACTTTTGTTAATGATTAGAAAATTACATGAActtattgtaaaagaaaaaatccagTCATTACAGAagagcataagaaaaaaaaccaccATCTCATAATCCAGCTTCTTtgtatatgtgcatatttatCTGTTCAACTTTCCATAAGTTGAACACAATTATAATAACTGTCGGTCTCTCTTTTCTGTGGCTCACCTGGTGCCCCAGCTGGCCCACCCCAGAGTTCCAACCGGGTGGTCCTTTGTCCTCCTACACCTCTCCATGCCCACACAAGTATCTGTCATGTCTGCGGTGGCTGCTTTCTTGCACTCAGTTGAGATATCATCTCTACCCTGTGTCTTGCTTTGTTTAACTCCTTGTGGAAACCCCTCCAGGTCAGCTGGGATAGATAAAATTCATTCGTTTTTAAGGTGGTGTAACGTTTCATTGTCTGCACAAAAAAGGTTTCATTCAGTTAATCCTCTAATGCCTTCAGAgtgttttcaagtttattttcccCACCATGAACAACATGGACATTATCCAGGCATGGGCATCCTTTCGCCTTAGTGCATTCATTTCCACAGACTGGGCACTAGAGGAGAGCCTGGGTGGCAGGGAATGGCTGTTCTGTTTGACAGACATGTCCTGTGGCTCCCTCGTTCAGCTGGAATGCACCTGCTCAGTGGTACAAGTTGTCAGAACACTGAAATGGCAAACAGGCCCCTGAGCTGAGTGTCCTTCTTACTGCTTTGGCTACAGCTGCTCTGCCGCCGGGGCCCTCCAACCACACACTGCAATCCAGAACCTCACGGAGGCACAGCTCACACAAAAGTTGGTGCTGGACCTGCTCAGGTGCAGGCTCAGGATAATTGCCCACCACCCAGACCCCACCAGTTGTAGTGTGAACATTCCAGAGCTCCAACAACTCATGGCCAGTGCATGGGAGCCCCATCCTTGCTAGAAGTTGGGTGTCACCACTTTTTTATTGGTTCAACCTGATGGGTCAGAAGTGGCATCCCATagtgactttaatttgcatttcctttctaCTGGTGAGGTCAAGAATTTTTCATATGTGGATGGTTACCTTTCCTCTTCAAACAGTTgcctgttcatattctctgcccatttttctactggaatattttctttcccttatcaATTTGAAGGAGCTATTTGTATATTGTAGTTAGTCATCCTTTATCTGTCATTTTGTAGCAGTTATTTTCAGGAATCtattaattgctttttgttttgtttttggtgaatttcacattcatttttaaaacattacataatCAGATACACCTTCTTTTCCCTTACACTTCTTGGTTACctctttacttttaaaagtatCCTTAGCATTAGCACCCATATTACACACAGGTCTCCTgaagtttcttttacttttttacattttaatcctGGCTTCATATGAAACTTATTTTTGTAATAGTATGACATTTGGATCCAGTTAAATTGTTTCCTTATAGACAGGCAGTTGTGATAGCACCACTGAAATTCCACCCCTTTCACTGAGTTGAAAACACCCCCTTGTCATACATTAAATTCTTACATATCAAGGTCAATTTCTAGCCTCTTTATCTGTATTCTGTTCCCCAATCTGTCTATTCTCATGCAAGGCATTCACCTTGGATGGGGACCTTATGGTATTCTTTAATATTCATCAAGTTAAGTTcagcctgttttttcttttcaaaacatttttggcTATCCTTcaacatttctttttccatctgaatctttaaatttctttatttggTTTTCTCAGGTTCCTATTCCTCCCTCACTcctcaagaagagagaaaagcttattgaaaattttatttggaaGTACATTAAGtgcagatgaaaaaataaaaataaaaatttaaaaataaaatagaataaaataaaaacaaaggtcaTAAATGATAAAATGTGATAGAACTGActttttctcaattaaaaaaattaatattcaatttattaaagtaaaattaaaaacattacttacgcctttttaaaaagtccagCTTGTAGGTCTCTGTATAAATCTAGCAAATGTTAATCACTTTTAAGGGAATTTTGTCCAATTTATAAACTTAAACGTTTTTAAATATTCCCAATTGCATTTATGCATTTAATATATTTGGTTTCCTTTTTGAAGTACTTCAATTGTCTGGCAAGCCAAATGCAAACAAAATACTATTATTGAAAGTTTCCTGTAGTATATAGCTTCCAAtactatacatatataattaattaCAATCTAAGTCATGAAGTCTAAACTTATTACTCAATTACACATTCCAAATTGGAATAAAAAATACCCCAAgtaattttttgggggggattttttttttgagagggcatctctcatatttattgatcaaatggttgttaacaacaataaaa
The genomic region above belongs to Manis javanica isolate MJ-LG chromosome 7, MJ_LKY, whole genome shotgun sequence and contains:
- the ALOX5 gene encoding polyunsaturated fatty acid 5-lipoxygenase isoform X1, with protein sequence MPSYTVTVATGSQWFAGTDDYIYLSLVGSAGCSEKHLLDKPFYNDFERGAVDSYDVTVDEELGDIQLVKIEKRKYWLHDDWYLKYITLKTPFGDYIEFPCYRWIAGEGEIVLRDGRAKLACDDQIHILKQHRRKELETRQKQYRWMEWNPGFPLSIDAKCHKDLPRDIQFDSEKGVDFVLNYSKAIENLFINCFMHMFQSSWNDFADFEKIFVKISNTISERVMNHWQEDLMFGYQFLNGCNPVLIQRCTQLPEKLPVTMEMVECSLERQLTLQQEVEQGNIFIVDYELLDGIDANKTDPNTLQFLAAPICLLYKNLANKIVPIAIQLNQVPGDENPIFLPSDAKYDWLLAKIWVRSSDFHVHQTVTHLLRTHLVSEVFGIAMYRQLPAVHPIFKLLVAHVRFTIAINTKAREQLICEYGLFDKANATGGGGHVQMVQRAMQDLTYSSLCFPEAIKARGMDSAEDIPYYFYRDDGLLVWEAIKTFMAEVVGIYYKSDQVVAEDQELQNFVNDVYVYGMRGKKASGFPKSIKTREKLSEYLTVVIFTASAQHAAVNFGQYDWCSWIPNAPPTMRAPPPTAKGMVTIEQIVATLPDRGRSCWHLGAVWALSQFQENELFLGMYPEEHFVERPVKEAMAQFRKNLDAVVRVIAERNKNKKLPYYYLSPDRIPNSVAI
- the ALOX5 gene encoding polyunsaturated fatty acid 5-lipoxygenase isoform X2: MPSYTVTVATGSQWFAGTDDYIYLSLVGSAGCSEKHLLDKPFYNDFERGAVDSYDVTVDEELGDIQLVKIEKRKYWLHDDWYLKYITLKTPFGDYIEFPCYRWIAGEGEIVLRDGRAKLACDDQIHILKQHRRKELETRQKQYRWMEWNPGFPLSIDAKCHKDLPRDIQFDSEKGVDFVLNYSKAIENLFINCFMHMFQSSWNDFADFEKIFVKISNTISERVMNHWQEDLMFGYQFLNGCNPVLIQRCTQLPEKLPVTMEMVECSLERQLTLQQEVEQGNIFIVDYELLDGIDANKTDPNTLQFLAAPICLLYKNLANKIVPIAIQLNQVPGDENPIFLPSDAKYDWLLAKIWVRSSDFHVHQTVTHLLRTHLVSEVFGIAMYRQLPAVHPIFKLLVAHVRFTIAINTKAREQLICEYGLFDKANATGGGGHVQMVQRAMQDLTYSSLCFPEAIKARGMDSAEDIPYYFYRDDGLLVWEAIKTFMAEVVGIYYKSDQVVAEDQELQNFVNDVYVYGMRGKKASASAQHAAVNFGQYDWCSWIPNAPPTMRAPPPTAKGMVTIEQIVATLPDRGRSCWHLGAVWALSQFQENELFLGMYPEEHFVERPVKEAMAQFRKNLDAVVRVIAERNKNKKLPYYYLSPDRIPNSVAI